From the Natronoarchaeum philippinense genome, the window GCCCTGTCGCTGCAGGCTCACCGCCCGCTGGTCGAGGTGCCGGGCCAGTCGCATGTCCCGGTACATCTCGACCAGCGTCTCGTCGTCGATGTCGGGCACTTCGGCGCACTCTCGTATCCGTCCCGCGTCGTCGAGCACCTGTACCCGCTCGTCAGGGTCGCGCTGTATCGTACTCATGAGAGAATCCTCCGGCGCATACCTACATGATCGTTCGCTCGGGTTATAGGATTTTCGTAGATAGTTTTACTATCGGGTCGCTCACTGCTAGTTACTCGCAAACACGTCCAGTTACGAGCCGTGAATCAAAACGAAATCTGTATTCTTGCGGGCAAAATATCTGTCTCGTCGGTCGGGGTGCTATCTGCGACGATCTTCTGCACGAACGCCCAATTACGGCGTGCTGATACGCTTAGTCGCTCGCCCGCGCTTCGGCTCTGGCGTCCTCGACGCTCTTGCCTTCCCGGAGCACGGCGTCGACGAACAGCTCGCCCGCTTTGTAGGACGATCGCACCATCGGGCCCGACGCGCAGTACAGGAAGTCGAGTTCCTCCTCGGCGACGCGACGCCACGTCTCGTACTTATCGGGGTGATCGTAGGATTCGACCGGGAGGTGTTCTCGGGAGGGACGAAGATACTGGCCCAGCGTCACCACGTCGACCTCGGCTTCCCGCAGGTCCGCGAGCGTCTGGTAGACCTCGTGGTCGTACTCGCCGTGGCCGAGCATGATCGAGGTCTTGGTGTAGATGTCCGACTCGCGGCTGGCCTGTTCGAGTACCGAGAGGCTCTGTTCGTAGCCAGCGCGGGGGTCTCTGACTTTGCCCTGCAGGCGCTCGACGGTTTCGACGTTGTGTGCCAGCACGTCCGGCTCGGCGTCGATGATCTTCCGGACGAGTTCGGGCTCGCCTTGGAAATCGGGAATCAGCACCTCGACGAGGACACCGGGATGCCGACGCTTGATCTCGCGGATCGTCTCGGCGAAGTGGGCCGCGCCCTGCTCGGGAAGGTCGTCCCGGTCGACCGAGGTCAGGACGACGTAGTCCAGCCCGATCTCGGCGACGGCGCTGGCGACGTTTTCGGGCTCGTCGGGATCGAGCGGTTCGCCGCCGCCGGTCTCGACATCACAGAAGCCACACGAGCGCGTACATTTGTGGCCCATCAGCATGAACGTCGCCGTCCCGCCGGCGTCGCCGCCCGCCGATCCGTCAGTTCGACCGCTCCAGCACTCGCCCAGATTCGGGCAGTTGGCCTCCTCGCAGACGGTGTTGAGGTCGTGCTCGCGGAGCGTCTGCTTGATCTCGGTGAACTCGCGCCCGGACGGCGGTTGCACGGCCAGCCAGTCGGGCTTGCGCGAGCGACTCATGCCTGACGTTCCGGGCTCCCCCAGCAAAAGGTTGCGGGATCACCGTTCTGTCCC encodes:
- the lipA gene encoding lipoyl synthase, which produces MSRSRKPDWLAVQPPSGREFTEIKQTLREHDLNTVCEEANCPNLGECWSGRTDGSAGGDAGGTATFMLMGHKCTRSCGFCDVETGGGEPLDPDEPENVASAVAEIGLDYVVLTSVDRDDLPEQGAAHFAETIREIKRRHPGVLVEVLIPDFQGEPELVRKIIDAEPDVLAHNVETVERLQGKVRDPRAGYEQSLSVLEQASRESDIYTKTSIMLGHGEYDHEVYQTLADLREAEVDVVTLGQYLRPSREHLPVESYDHPDKYETWRRVAEEELDFLYCASGPMVRSSYKAGELFVDAVLREGKSVEDARAEARASD